CGTGAACAGCGTCCTAAGAGCCAATTGTCCCATAAGGGGCCGGAAACGCGCGAAAAATTACTCCGGCGCACCGCCCGAACCGCTGTCGTCGCCATCGCTTTCGCTCTCCGGACGGGTCTCGAAAACCTTGTCGACGATGCCGAATTTCATCGCTTCTTCCGCATCAAGGAAGGTGTCGCGGTCCATCGCGCGCTCGATTTCGGTAAGGCTCTGGCCGGAATATTTGACATAAAGATCGTTCATTCGCTGGCGAATCCGCAGGATTTCGCGTGCCTGGATCTCGATGTCGGAAGCCATGCCGCGGGCGCCGCCCGAGGGCTGGTGAACCATGATCCGCGCATTGGGAAGGGCAATGCGCATGCCCGGCTCGCCCGCCGCCAACAGGAAGCTGCCCATCGACGCCGCCTGGCCGACGCAAACGGTCGAGACGCGCGGCTTGATGTACTGCATGGTGTCGTGGATCGCCATGCCGGCGGTCACCACGCCGCCCGGCGAGTTGATGTACATGCTGATCGGCTTCGACGGATTTTCGCTTTCGAGGAACAGCAACTGGGCGACGATCAGCGAAGCCATGTTATCTTCGACCTGGCCCGTCACGAACACGATCCGTTCGCGCAGCAACCGGCTAAAGATGTCGAAGCTGCGTTCGCCGCGGCTGGTCTGCTCGACCACGACGGGCACGAGCGCATCGGTGATCGGCGAAAGAAAGTCACCATTGTCGAAGGGATTCATGAAGGGTCCTTTTTTGCTCAGGCGCTATATCTGGCCTGCCGCGTGTTCGTTCAAGGGTTGATTGGGCGGATATCGTTGCGAACTGGTAAGCGCAACGCTAACTCTGCCGCACACAATGACAAGGAACCCCGGAATGACCCAGCCATTTGCACTTGGACCTGCCTTCGCGGACGAGGACGACGAGGAAGGCAAGCCCTCGAGCATGGCGGCGGCCATGATGACGAAGTTCCTCGAAGCGCGGACCGTGCTGCTGTTCGGCGGGGTCGATCAGAAGCTGGCCGAGCGTGTTTCGATGCAGTTGCTCTATCTCGACCACATCTCGAACGAACCGATCAAGCTGATCGTCAATTCGCCCGGTGGCCATGTCGAATCGGGCGACACGATCCACGACCTGATCTCCTACATCGGCTCCAAGGTCGCCATTATCGGTACCGGCTGGGTGGCGAGCATCGCGACGCATATTTTCCTGAGCGTGCCGCACGAGCGCCGATTCTGCCTGCCCAACACCCGCTTCCTGATCCATCAGCCCTCGGGCGGTGCGGGTGGCAAGGCGTCGGACATCGCGATCCAGGCGCAGGAAATCGTCAAGATGCGGGAGCGGATTGCCCGCAAGATTGCCGATGCGACTGGCCAGCCCTACGAGAAGGTGCTCAAGGATATCGACCGCGACTACTGGCTGAGCACCGACGAGGCCAAGGAATACGGTATCCTGGGAACGGTCATCGAGAACGCGCGCGACGTGAAGTTCTAACCCGACGAAGGGCGACTTGTTCAAACTGGCGGCGCTGATCTTGCCGCTGGTCGGCTGGTAAATGTCGTTCGTCGGCTCGTGACGCCGTTAATCGCCAGCGACGAGCGGACAGTCGAGCCATTCTCCCACCGCCGCCGCGCAGGCGTAACAAGGCGGTATGAAAACAACTGTCATCGCTGGCTGGGCTCGCAGCGTTTCCTACTTCGCAGTGGGGGTGTGCCTCGCAGCATCGGGCCTTGTCGCACCGGCCTACGCTGAAGACGACATGACCGAAGCGGCGACCGAAACCGTGCCGGTCACGGCGGGTGCGCAAGTCTTTGAGCCTGCCTACTTCAGCCAGTTCGCGCCGCGCAGCGCGTTGGACATGGTCGAGCGGATTCCAGGCTTCTCGATCTCTGGCGGCAACGATAACGGGCAGCGCGGACTGGGCCAGGCGAACCAGAACGTCATCGTCAATGGCGAGCGCTTTTCCAGCAAATCGGATTCGCTCGAGGATCAGTTGCGCCGCATTCCTGCGGCCGACGTTGTGCGGATCGAGATCGTCGACGGCAATTCGCTCAATATTCCGGGCCTTACCGGACAAGTGGCCAACGTAATCTACCAGAATAGCGGTGCCTCGGGTCAATTTCGCTGGAACACCGGCTTCCGCCCGCACAACACCGAGGCGCAACTCTACGGGGGCGAGGCCTCGATCACCGGGACCAGCGGCGCACTCGACTTCACTGTCTCGCTTAGTAACGATAACGACCGTTTCGGCGCGGACGGGCCAATCCTGATCACGGATGGCAGCGGCGGCTTGATCGAAGCACAGCGACAGAAGTTCTCAGGCAAGTTCGACAATCCCAAGCTCGCGACGGCTTTCGCGTACGATTTCGGCAACGATGTGCTCGCCAACCTCAACCTCAGCTACGGCCTCGACTACTTCAAGCGCGACGAACCGGAGGTCGGATCCCCGGTTTCGGGTCCGGTCCGTACTCGTGAATCGAAAGTGAGCGAGAACGGACCGCAATATGAAATCGGCGCCGACCTTCAGTTCCCGCTCGGGCCCGGCACGCTTAAGCTGATCGGACTCGAGCGTTTCGAGCGTGACAATTTCACCGCAAGGCTCGTCGATAGTTTCGACGATGGCTCTCCGTCGACCGG
This region of Altererythrobacter sp. CAU 1644 genomic DNA includes:
- a CDS encoding ATP-dependent Clp protease proteolytic subunit codes for the protein MNPFDNGDFLSPITDALVPVVVEQTSRGERSFDIFSRLLRERIVFVTGQVEDNMASLIVAQLLFLESENPSKPISMYINSPGGVVTAGMAIHDTMQYIKPRVSTVCVGQAASMGSFLLAAGEPGMRIALPNARIMVHQPSGGARGMASDIEIQAREILRIRQRMNDLYVKYSGQSLTEIERAMDRDTFLDAEEAMKFGIVDKVFETRPESESDGDDSGSGGAPE
- a CDS encoding ATP-dependent Clp protease proteolytic subunit — encoded protein: MTQPFALGPAFADEDDEEGKPSSMAAAMMTKFLEARTVLLFGGVDQKLAERVSMQLLYLDHISNEPIKLIVNSPGGHVESGDTIHDLISYIGSKVAIIGTGWVASIATHIFLSVPHERRFCLPNTRFLIHQPSGGAGGKASDIAIQAQEIVKMRERIARKIADATGQPYEKVLKDIDRDYWLSTDEAKEYGILGTVIENARDVKF